TTATATCATCTCAAATAACGCAGCAAATTTAAATCTAAATTTTGAGAAGAACTCTATCATAGATATAAGTGAGCCAGATGTAGATGTCATGAAAAAACTATATGATGATAGCTCAAAGGCAAAAACTTATGCCGTAACTGGAAATTTTAGTGGCTACAACGACACTATCTCAAAAAAATACGCATTTTTTGACCTTACTAGAAATTATAGTGACAACAAGCTAGAGCTAACACTCAAAAAATCAAAAAATACAATAACAAGTATAGCAGCTAGTGACAACCAAAAAAGAGTAGCACAGCTCATAGAGAGTACAGCTAGCAAACCAGCACTCCTTGCTTCGCCGTTTAGAAGTAGACCAGCAGTTATTACGAGTGATCTATACAGACACTTCATCTACGCTACACCAAAACAAGCAAGTGATACGCTAAAAACATTTGCAAATAATGCAAATTTAGCTCAGCATAATGCATTTTTACTAGAAAGCATCCTACTAAAAAATGCCATCATCAACCATGAATTTGATCCATTTGGAGCAAAAGCAAGTGATGTAAATGGCATGAAATTTTGGTCAAATACCATGGCTAATGCTATGAAATTTGATGATGTAAAAGCAAACTCACTCACTCAGCTTTTTGGATTTGACGGTAGTGTAAATGATGTTTTCACACTTGGTGGTGTGCTTGGTGCTAGCAACGAAAAAGTAAAAGAAGATGGCGAAAATGCTTATAAAACAAAAGGTGCAAGTGTCGGTATCTACTCAAAAAGTCAAATTTCTAGCACAAAGCTAGACCTTGGCCTCATATACACAAACGCAAAACGCAAAACGCAAAATGGTGCTACAATCGCGAGCTTTTACTCAAATGAACACGTAAAGAGCAAAGAAAAAGCACTTACTACTTACGCAAATTTGGCACTAACTAGCTTTAACAGTACAAATTTCTCACTAAATCCTTATGTGGGCGCAAGCTATCTACGTATGAAAACTGATAGCACTAGCCAAAATGTAGGAATTTTCAGAATGGACATTGATGAAAAAGCTAGAAATTTAGGCATATTTAGCTTAGGCCTAAACCCTAGTGTGCCATTTAGTCTTGGCAACATGAAGATGAAATTTGAAGCTGATCTAGCCTACAATAGACTAGTTGGCGATACAAGAGCAAATATCGGTGTAAATATCGCAAATGCTGGATACTTAGAACTTAAAGGAAGAGAGGTGCGTGATCTTGGCACAGCTAGCCTTGGTATAAAAGCGAATGTTTATAAAAATATAAATTTAGGCCTATCTTACACAGGTGCTTTTGCTAAAGATGTGAAGTCAAATAGCGTAAATGCAAAATTTGAGATATTGTTTTAGTAGAAGCTATGCTCGCTACTTTAAATAGTAGCGAGCCATTAAATTAAAATAGTTGAGTGAAAGAAAAACCATTTTTTGTAAGAACTTCTTTGATCTTTTCTTGATGCTCAAGACCCTTTGTCTCAAGTGTAATCGTAATACTTGCATCACCATAATCAAGCCTTGTTGAGAAGCGATCGTAGTCGATTTTGACGATGTTTGCATTTGCTGATTTGAGACTATCTGTTAGGCTCATGAGTGCTCCTGGCTTATCCACAAGCGTTATTTGTAGTGTCATCTTGCGGTGAGACTTGATAAGACCTTTTTCGATGATGATAGAAAGTACTTGTACGTCGATATTTCCACCACTTAGCACCACGCCTATCTTCGCACCTTTTTTAAATTTGATCTTATCATGCATAAGTGCTGCCACGCCAGCTGCACCAGCCCCCTCTACAACGATCTTTTGAGTCTCTAGCAAAAACAAAATCGCAGTTGCGATCTCCTCGTCATCAACCTGCACAAACTCATCAACGCACTCAATAATATTTGCTAGCGTAATCTCACTCGCATCACGCACAGCTATACCATCAGCTATGGTGCGAACTGATTTTGAGTTTATGCTCTTTTTAGCGCCATAGCTATTAAACATAGCTGGAGCGCCTTTTGCACCGACACAGATTACTTTTGTCTTTGGATTAACTTGTTTTATACAACTAGCCACACCGCTAGCTAATCCGCCACCGCCAACTGGGACAATGACTATATCAAGGTCGCTTATCTCATCAAGCATCTCAAGCCCCACAGTGCCCTGCCCTGCCATGACGTACTCGTCGTTAAATGGATGAACAAAGGTCATACCTTTTTCTTTGGCGTAATTAACCGCAAAAGCGTACGCCTCGTCAAAATTATCACCTTTTAAAATAACCTCTGCACCAAGGTCTTTCGTACCAGCAACCTTTAGAAGCGGGGTTGATTCTGGCATGATGATACAAGCGTGTACGCCAAATTCTTTCGCACTTATCGCTACACCTTGAGCGTGATTGCCAGCACTTGCAGCTACGACTCCACGCTTTCTCTCCTCATCACTTAGGCTAGCTATTTTATTGTATGCGCCTCTTATCTTATATGCGCCAGTTCGCTGTAAATTTTCCTCTTTTAGATAGATACTTGCTCCCAAATTTTTACTAAGTTTCGCACTCAAAGCAAATGGAGTTTTATTTACAAAATGACCGATCGTGATCTTTGCTTGGATGATTTTATTTAGTGAAACCATTTTTTATTTTTCCTTTTTTAAATTATTCTTTTGCCCTTAGTAGCACGCCACACTCGATATGGTGAGTATTTGCAAACTGATCAAAAATGGCAAATTTTATCACTTCATGGCTTTTACAAAGCTCATTTAAATTTTCTTTTAGAGTCTCTGGATTGCACGAGATGTAAATGATATTTTTGAAATTTTTGATGAAATTTACGACACTTTCGCTTAGTCCTGCACGGGGTGGATCGACAAGGACATGCGAGAAGCTAAAGTCGCTTAAATTTATCTCTTTTAGCCTGTTAAATTCCCTAACGCCAGCAAATGCACTCATAAGCTCATCAGCGTCCATACGTAGAAATTTGATATTTTTAGCTTTGTTTAGCTCGCAGTTTTTAAGGGCATTTGCGATCGAGCTCTTTGAAATTTCAGTGGCAAGAACGTTTTTAAATTTAAACGAAAGCGGAATAGTAAAATTTCCATGTCCGCAGTAGAGCTCAAGGAGGTCAGCGCCAGCCTCTACGAACTCTTTTGCCCAAGCTATCATCTTTTCATTTACGGCTCTATTTGGCTGGATAAAGGCATTCTCACTTAGGCTAAATTTATAAATTTGACCTCCAACATCTAGCTCATCGATCAGATTTAGCTCACCACTTAATAGCTTTTGCCCGCGAGATCTGGCAAGTATGGTAACGTCAAGCTTACTGGCTAGAATTTTCATAGCCGCCTCAAACTCGCCATCAAGCCTTTTATGATAAAGAAGTGTGACCAAAATACCACTTTTACAAGAGATAAATTCCACTCCAAAAAGCTTTGCGCGCAGTATTTCGTTCTCTTGTAAGCCATAAAGCAAGCTTGGCATGAGATCTGAAATTTGCTCGCAGACCTTTGGACAATCATCTATAAAGACCTTTTTGCCCTTTTCGCTTGCATGCATCGTGTAGCTAAGCTTGCTGCCTTCATGCCAGATACCAAACTCAGCTCTTGTGCGGTAGTGTTTTGGTGTTGAGCTAAAAACATCAAACTCGCCATCATAAAACTCTGAAAAATTTTGTTTTACAAGGTCAGTTTTAAATAAAATTTGCTCATCATAAGAAGTAAAAAGAGTGCAAGAGCCACACTCTTTTAAATAATTGCAATCCAAATTTATGCTTCTACTTTCTTTCCAACAAATCTAACTAGCGCCCAAATCGCTAAAAATCCGCAAGGAAGCGCGATCCAAACGCTAAGACCAAGTGCAACTGGCAAGTAACCAACTAGCACACAAACCGCACAAACGCTAAGCGCGTAGACCATTTGAGTCGATACGTGATCGATATGATTACATCCTGCACCCATTGATGAAAGTATCGTAGTATCCGAGATCGGTGAACAGTGATCGCCAAAGATCGCACCTGTAAGTACGCCTGAAATATTTACGATCATATATGCATGCATCGCATCGCCCTCTAGGCCGTAGTTTTTGCCGACTGCATAAGCTAGTGGGATAGCTAGAGGCATTAAAATTCCCATTGTGCCGTAGCTTGTTCCAGTCGAGAAGCTAATAAACGAGCCAAGGATAAAAACAGCAACTGGCAGGATAAATTTAGGTGTTGATGAGCTTAGTAGATCAACCAAATACCTTGATGTGCCAAGCTCTTTTATAACAGCACTAAGACTCCACGCAAGAAGCAAAATCACAACTGTGATTATCATGGTCTTCCAGCCTTTTACCCATGTGCTGATAGCCTCTTTTACGTCAAAAATTTTACGCCAAACGCCCATTGTGATAGCTACAATACTAGCAAGTAACGCTGCTTGAAATAGCGATGTAGCCGAGTCAGCTGCGCCAAAAGTATCTTTAAATGTAGAAAAAGCAAGCGGATTAGCAAGTGCATTTTTAAGAGCATCGCCCTCAAGTGCAGCAAGGCCACTAAAATAAAAACTAGTAAATGCACCAATGACCAACACAAGAAGTGGCACAACAGCATTTGCAGCGCTTAATTTTACGCCCTCTTTTGGCTCAAGTGTTTTATCTTCAAGATCTTGGATTTGAGTTTTTCCTGAGTGAAGCTCCCCTCTTCTAGCGCGTCTTTCAGCTAATAGCATTGGTCCGTATTCACGCTGCATCAAGGCTGTGCAAACTATAAAAAATAAGATGAAGAGGTTATAAAATCTATATGGAATTGTCTCGATAAATATAGAATAAGCGTTAATCCCAGTCTCTCCAACTAGCTCATAGCCCTTTTCGATGAGTGAAACCTCAAGGCCAACCCATGTCGAGATGATAGCAATACCAGCGATCGGTGCCGCAGTAGCATCTATGATGAAGGCTAGTTTTTCACGGCTTATTTTAAATTTATCGCTTATTGGTCTCATAATAGGGCCAACGATTAGGGCATTTGCGTAGTCATCGAAAAATACAAAAATTCCCATGAGCCATGTTGAAATTTGAGCTGAAATGCCGCTTTTTGCCTTTTTACTAAGCCAAAGAGCAACCGCCTTTGTGCCACCCATCTTTGTAATGAGTGCGACCACACCACCGATACAAAGCACTTGAAGTAAAATTCCTGAATCAGTCTTATCAGCCATTGATTCAACGACTCTTGAAACGATACCTGTAAAGCCTTTTACGATACCCATAAAGATGTTTTCATTGATGATATTTATGAGAAACGTTCCACTAAAAACACCTATAAATAGCGACAAAATGACGTCTTTTGTGATAAAAGCAAGTGCTATTGCCACAACAGGCGGTATAAGCGTGAATACGCCGTAAATTTCAGCGTTTCTCTTTGCCACTTCTGGATCGACACCAAAAAGCGCAACGCTAAAAAAAAGTAATAATAAAATTTGTCTCACAAGAACTCCTTAAAATTTTTCTATCGCAAGTCCAGCCCAAGTCTGCGTATTTGCCATGACTTCGACTCTATTTATATTGACACTTCCGGGCATATTTAGACAATTTACCAAAATAGTCGCGATATCCTCAGATGTGATGAAATTTGTATTTTCATAAAGACTATCCGCTTTTGCCTTATCTCCTCTAAACCTAACCTCGCTGAATTCAGTCTTGCAAAGCCCTGGCTCAATGTTTGTTACCCTGATATTTGTGCCGACCAGATCGTTTCTTAAATTTAAACTAAACTGCTTTACAAAAGCCTTTGTAGCACCGTAAACGTTACTTCCTGGATATGGCCATGAGCCAGCTGTCGAGCCTAGGTTAAATATATAGCCCTTTCCTTGTTTATAAAGTAGCGGCAAAACAGCCTTTGTCGAGTAGATAAGACCCTTGACGTTGGTGTCTATCATCGCCTCAAAGTCCTCTACCTTCGCATCTATCGTCTTTTCAAGTCCAAGTGCCATACCAGCGTTGTTTACAAGCACTTCGATATCCTTAAATTTATCAGGCAGGCTCTCTACCGCCTTAAAAACAGCCTCTTTGTCGCGTATGTCAGCTATAATGATATGCGTATCACCAAGCTCGCTTGCAAGCTTCTTTAGCCTATCTTCTCGCCTTGCAAGAGCGACTATCTTGTAGCCTTCTTTTGAGAGTCTTCTGGCGATCGCCTCGCCAAATCCAGATGTTGCACCGGTTACAAAAGCTGTCTTTTTCATGATTTTTCCTAATTGAAATTTGGTTTTAAGCCCAAATTTTCTAAAAATTTGATCGTCTTTTCGTTTTGTTCTTTCAAGGCATAGTCAAGTGCGTTAAATCCCGCATCATCAGTGGCATTAATATCAGCACCGTTATCCATCAAAAGCTTTAAAATTTCTGGCGTTGCGTGAGCTCCTGCATGCATAAAAACACTTCTATTTGTGTGTTCTAGACCGCATGTATCTTCAACTTGCGTCATACCCAAATTTATCATATTCATCTTGGCATTTTCGTCTATGTAGCTCTCGTTTGCATTGGCACCATTTTTTAGCAAAAGCTCACAAAGTGGCTTATCGCTAAACTGCACAGCATAGAAAAGTACGCTTTTTCCAAAGAAATTTTTGTGATTTACATCGGCTTTATTTGCAAGTAAAATTTTTACGTTTTCTATATTTTTTAAAGCAAAAAATAGCGGCGTCTCATCGCCCAAATTCACATCGGCCCCGCGCCTTATGATCTCTTTTACCATATCGCTACTTTTTTCGTTTAAAAGAGCGATATTAAGCAAATTTGTAAGCTCAGCGGTACTGAAATTTTTTGAGTAAAGTAAATTTGCCAGCTCATCGGAATTTATCCTTTGAGCCATTATATTTTGCTCAGGTGTTAAAATTTTAGCTTTATTTACACTTTTACCGACACCAAAAGTCAAAAACTCATTTACCACGCTAGTTGCGTAGTAAGCGGCACTTGGCGTATCAAGTCCAAGGCTTTCATAAAATTTCACAAGCGGAGTTTGAGCGTTTTTGTAAGCTTCTGTAAATTTTTTATATTTTAAAAAATTAAATAAGCTCTCGTTTGCCCAGTATCTAAGATACTCCATTCTAGCGTCTTTTTCACCCTCTGCAATCTCTGGCTTTGCAAGCTCTTTTTGATAAAGCTCAGGTGCGAATGATGCTTTTAGCAAAAGCCATCTAAGCTTGTTTAAATTTTCTTTATAAACTCTATCACCAACGCAACTTTGAGACTCACTTCTCACAGCCACACTCGCATCAAAAAGCTCTTTTACCTCTTTTAAATTTAAAAGCGAACCATCACAGTAAAATAGCCCTTCATTCGTATAAGCAAGATCATTTGGAGTAGTTTTAAAGCTCTCTTTTTTGGCAAGATCACTGCACTCTAAAGCGTGTAAATTTATAAAAGAACAAACGCTAAAAAAGAGAAAAAAAACTACTTTTTTCATCAAAGCTCCTTAAAATTTCGCGATATTGTAACAAATTTATATGCTAAACTCGCTTATTTCATTAAAATTTAGATATTTATAAATTTCATCTTTATTTAAGCTAAGGCTATCTTTTACTATCTTTTTATATTCATCTACACT
This region of Campylobacter concisus genomic DNA includes:
- a CDS encoding SDR family NAD(P)-dependent oxidoreductase; the encoded protein is MKKTAFVTGATSGFGEAIARRLSKEGYKIVALARREDRLKKLASELGDTHIIIADIRDKEAVFKAVESLPDKFKDIEVLVNNAGMALGLEKTIDAKVEDFEAMIDTNVKGLIYSTKAVLPLLYKQGKGYIFNLGSTAGSWPYPGSNVYGATKAFVKQFSLNLRNDLVGTNIRVTNIEPGLCKTEFSEVRFRGDKAKADSLYENTNFITSEDIATILVNCLNMPGSVNINRVEVMANTQTWAGLAIEKF
- a CDS encoding Na+/H+ antiporter NhaC family protein, with translation MRQILLLLFFSVALFGVDPEVAKRNAEIYGVFTLIPPVVAIALAFITKDVILSLFIGVFSGTFLINIINENIFMGIVKGFTGIVSRVVESMADKTDSGILLQVLCIGGVVALITKMGGTKAVALWLSKKAKSGISAQISTWLMGIFVFFDDYANALIVGPIMRPISDKFKISREKLAFIIDATAAPIAGIAIISTWVGLEVSLIEKGYELVGETGINAYSIFIETIPYRFYNLFILFFIVCTALMQREYGPMLLAERRARRGELHSGKTQIQDLEDKTLEPKEGVKLSAANAVVPLLVLVIGAFTSFYFSGLAALEGDALKNALANPLAFSTFKDTFGAADSATSLFQAALLASIVAITMGVWRKIFDVKEAISTWVKGWKTMIITVVILLLAWSLSAVIKELGTSRYLVDLLSSSTPKFILPVAVFILGSFISFSTGTSYGTMGILMPLAIPLAYAVGKNYGLEGDAMHAYMIVNISGVLTGAIFGDHCSPISDTTILSSMGAGCNHIDHVSTQMVYALSVCAVCVLVGYLPVALGLSVWIALPCGFLAIWALVRFVGKKVEA
- a CDS encoding ankyrin repeat domain-containing protein — protein: MKKVVFFLFFSVCSFINLHALECSDLAKKESFKTTPNDLAYTNEGLFYCDGSLLNLKEVKELFDASVAVRSESQSCVGDRVYKENLNKLRWLLLKASFAPELYQKELAKPEIAEGEKDARMEYLRYWANESLFNFLKYKKFTEAYKNAQTPLVKFYESLGLDTPSAAYYATSVVNEFLTFGVGKSVNKAKILTPEQNIMAQRINSDELANLLYSKNFSTAELTNLLNIALLNEKSSDMVKEIIRRGADVNLGDETPLFFALKNIENVKILLANKADVNHKNFFGKSVLFYAVQFSDKPLCELLLKNGANANESYIDENAKMNMINLGMTQVEDTCGLEHTNRSVFMHAGAHATPEILKLLMDNGADINATDDAGFNALDYALKEQNEKTIKFLENLGLKPNFN
- the trmA gene encoding tRNA (uridine(54)-C5)-methyltransferase TrmA; this translates as MDCNYLKECGSCTLFTSYDEQILFKTDLVKQNFSEFYDGEFDVFSSTPKHYRTRAEFGIWHEGSKLSYTMHASEKGKKVFIDDCPKVCEQISDLMPSLLYGLQENEILRAKLFGVEFISCKSGILVTLLYHKRLDGEFEAAMKILASKLDVTILARSRGQKLLSGELNLIDELDVGGQIYKFSLSENAFIQPNRAVNEKMIAWAKEFVEAGADLLELYCGHGNFTIPLSFKFKNVLATEISKSSIANALKNCELNKAKNIKFLRMDADELMSAFAGVREFNRLKEINLSDFSFSHVLVDPPRAGLSESVVNFIKNFKNIIYISCNPETLKENLNELCKSHEVIKFAIFDQFANTHHIECGVLLRAKE
- the ilvA gene encoding threonine ammonia-lyase codes for the protein MVSLNKIIQAKITIGHFVNKTPFALSAKLSKNLGASIYLKEENLQRTGAYKIRGAYNKIASLSDEERKRGVVAASAGNHAQGVAISAKEFGVHACIIMPESTPLLKVAGTKDLGAEVILKGDNFDEAYAFAVNYAKEKGMTFVHPFNDEYVMAGQGTVGLEMLDEISDLDIVIVPVGGGGLASGVASCIKQVNPKTKVICVGAKGAPAMFNSYGAKKSINSKSVRTIADGIAVRDASEITLANIIECVDEFVQVDDEEIATAILFLLETQKIVVEGAGAAGVAALMHDKIKFKKGAKIGVVLSGGNIDVQVLSIIIEKGLIKSHRKMTLQITLVDKPGALMSLTDSLKSANANIVKIDYDRFSTRLDYGDASITITLETKGLEHQEKIKEVLTKNGFSFTQLF